A stretch of the Solanum dulcamara chromosome 6, daSolDulc1.2, whole genome shotgun sequence genome encodes the following:
- the LOC129893416 gene encoding C2 domain-containing protein At1g53590 isoform X1 — protein MSSITDATIIHHVGIVLLALWLLNSFHCCHPVAYFLSLIYLYMVHEQYVTKLRRKLQFEEKKQSSQRRVLSDSESVRWLNYAIEKIWPLCMEEIVSQKILLSIIPWFLQKYKPWTAKEAIVQHLYLGRSPPMFTEMRVLRESTGDDHLVLELGMNFRAADDMSAILAVKLRKRLGFGMWAKLHLLGMHVEGKVLVGVKFLRKWPFLGRLRVCFVEPPYFQMTVKPIFTRGLDVTELPGIAGWMDKLLSVAFEQTLVEPNMLVVDVEKFVSPQAENWFSVDAKEPIAFVILEVLEAVDMKPSDLNGLADPYVKGNIGLYRFRTKTKKKTLNPQWHEEFKIPVCTWESPNNMLNVEVRDKDHFIDDTLGKCSINICDFRDGQRHDMWLSLQNIKMGRLHLAITVVDCSKTGAEQSYDSGVVVNEQDSKSAEMDKTERSSLATESVDESSKAADKYEPINIEGQRETGMWVHHPGSEVAQLWEPRKGKSRVINGEVISGTADSKGSCKSTSGGSSLYNECRLDESVNGSKPDSPGRFHRGLHKFSSLFRRSSSKEDKSGNLGEPDSSPRVNLRAVNAKDIGVKIIVDDTILPSSLETTPTEDGKESRAGNGKPPKKGRVRNKTKKIFKHAGKSVGGGIKKVMSGKSSGKSKEELESSETERLSSVESDSSGAESQPSSVDSPQVVAPSVDNSSTASSGIVIFDTTIRTSELVDDESIKAPDEVAGDSKENHASSQSSSFESPR, from the exons ATGTCGAGTATAACGGATGCTACAATAATTCATCATGTGGGTATTGTGTTGCTTGCACTATGGTTGCTTAATTCCTTCCATTGTTGCCACCCTGTTGCTTACTTCCTCTCCCTTATCTATCTCTATATG GTTCATGAGCAGTATGTGACTAAATTAAGGAGGAAGCTACAGTTTGAGGAAAAAAAACAGTCTTCTCAGCGTCGA GTACTTTCAGACTCTGAATCAGTGAGATGGTTAAACTATGCGATTGAAAAGATTTGGCCTCTCTGCATGGAGGAGATTGTTTCACAGAAAATTCTGCTCTCTATCATTCCATGGTTTCTTCAGAAGTACAAACCCTGGACTGCT AAAGAAGCTATAGTTCAGCACCTCTATTTAGGAAGAAGCCCACCTATGTTCACAGAAATGAGGGTTCTTCGTGAATCTACCGGAGATGATCACTTG GTCCTGGAGTTGGGAATGAATTTTCGTGCTGCCGATGACATGAGTGCAATTCTTGCTGTGAAACTGAGAAAAAGGTTGGGCTTTGGGATGTGGGCGAAGTTGCATCTGTTGGGCATGCATGTTGAGGGAAAG GTCTTGGTTGGGGTAAAGTTCTTAAGGAAGTGGCCATTTCTCGGTCGTTTGCGGGTGTGCTTTGTGGAGCCTCCTTATTTTCAGATGACTGTGAAGCCAATTTTCACACGTGGACTTGATGTAACAGAACTTCCTGGAATTGCTGGATGGATG GATAAACTTCTCTCTGTTGCCTTTGAGCAGACACTTGTCGAG CCCAACATGCTGGTGGTGGATGTTGAGAAGTTTGTGTCGCCACAAGCAG AAAACTGGTTTTCAGTTGATGCTAAGGAGCCCATCGCTTTTGTGATTTTAGAAGTTCTTGAAGCAGTTGACATGAAGCCATCAGATTTAAATG GATTGGCTGATCCATATGTTAAGGGGAACATTGGCCTTTACAGATTCAGGACTAAGACTAAGAAGAAGACATTGAATCCACAGTGGCATGAGGAGTTCAAGATTCCAGTCTGTACATGGGAGTCTCCTAACAACATGCTCAATGTCGAAGTTCGTGACAAAGaccattttattgatgatacaTTGGG AAAATGTTCCATCAATATCTGTGATTTTAGGGATGGCCAGAGGCATGATATGTGGCTGTCTCTTCAGAACATCAAAATGGGGAGATTGCATCTTGCCATAACTGTTGTTGACTGTTCCAAAACG GGCGCAGAGCAGTCATATGATAGCGGAGTTGTGGTCAATGAACAGGATAGCAAATCTGCTGAGATGGATAAAACTGAACGAAGCTCCTTAGCCACTGAATCAGTTGACGAATCTTCAAAAGCTGCAGATAAGTATGAACCTATTAATATTGAAGGGCAGCGGGAGACTGGTATGTGGGTACACCACCCAGGGAGTGAAGTAGCACAATTATGGGAACCAAGAAAGGGAAAGAGCAGGGTTATTAATGGAGAAGTTATTAGTGGGACTGCGGATTCTAAGGGAAGTTGTAAGTCAACATCAGGCGGCTCCTCTCTCTATAATGAATGCAGGCTTGATGAAAGTGTTAATGGAAGTAAGCCAGATTCTCCAGGTCGTTTTCACAGGGGTTTACATAAGTTCAGCTCGCTTTTCCGGAGAAGTTCAAGTAAAGAGGATAAGTCGGGCAATCTTGGAGAGCCTGATTCATCTCCGCGTGTGAATCTTAGGGCAGTTAATGCCAAGGATATTGGAGTGAAGATTATAGTGGATGACACCATTTTGCCTTCATCATTAGAAACAACACCTACAGAAGATGGAAAAGAGAGCCGTGCAGGAAATGGGAAACCCCCCAAAAAGGGGAGAGTGAGAAACAAGACAAAGAAAATCTTTAAACATGCTGGCAAGTCTGTTGGTGGTGGCATAAAGAAAGTGATGTCCGGGAAGTCATCAGGAAAATCTAAAGAGGAACTAGAATCATCAGAGACAGAAAGACTGAGCTCGGTGGAATCTGATTCTTCTGGTGCAGAGTCTCAACCTTCATCAGTTGATTCACCTCAAGTTGTAGCACCTTCAGTTGACAACAGTTCCACAGCCAGCTCTGGTATTGTGATATTTGACACCACAATAAGGACTAGTGAACTGGTAGACGATGAAAGCATCAAAGCTCCAGATGAGGTAGCAGGGGACTCGAAAGAAAATCATGCCTCCAGTCAGTCTTCAAGTTTTGAAAGTCCTAGGTAG
- the LOC129893416 gene encoding C2 domain-containing protein At1g53590 isoform X2, which produces MSSITDATIIHHVGIVLLALWLLNSFHCCHPVAYFLSLIYLYMVHEQYVTKLRRKLQFEEKKQSSQRRVLSDSESVRWLNYAIEKIWPLCMEEIVSQKILLSIIPWFLQKYKPWTAKEAIVQHLYLGRSPPMFTEMRVLRESTGDDHLVLELGMNFRAADDMSAILAVKLRKRLGFGMWAKLHLLGMHVEGKVLVGVKFLRKWPFLGRLRVCFVEPPYFQMTVKPIFTRGLDVTELPGIAGWMDKLLSVAFEQTLVEPNMLVVDVEKFVSPQAENWFSVDAKEPIAFVILEVLEAVDMKPSDLNGLADPYVKGNIGLYRFRTKTKKKTLNPQWHEEFKIPVCTWESPNNMLNVEVRDKDHFIDDTLGKCSINICDFRDGQRHDMWLSLQNIKMGRLHLAITVVDCSKTDSKSAEMDKTERSSLATESVDESSKAADKYEPINIEGQRETGMWVHHPGSEVAQLWEPRKGKSRVINGEVISGTADSKGSCKSTSGGSSLYNECRLDESVNGSKPDSPGRFHRGLHKFSSLFRRSSSKEDKSGNLGEPDSSPRVNLRAVNAKDIGVKIIVDDTILPSSLETTPTEDGKESRAGNGKPPKKGRVRNKTKKIFKHAGKSVGGGIKKVMSGKSSGKSKEELESSETERLSSVESDSSGAESQPSSVDSPQVVAPSVDNSSTASSGIVIFDTTIRTSELVDDESIKAPDEVAGDSKENHASSQSSSFESPR; this is translated from the exons ATGTCGAGTATAACGGATGCTACAATAATTCATCATGTGGGTATTGTGTTGCTTGCACTATGGTTGCTTAATTCCTTCCATTGTTGCCACCCTGTTGCTTACTTCCTCTCCCTTATCTATCTCTATATG GTTCATGAGCAGTATGTGACTAAATTAAGGAGGAAGCTACAGTTTGAGGAAAAAAAACAGTCTTCTCAGCGTCGA GTACTTTCAGACTCTGAATCAGTGAGATGGTTAAACTATGCGATTGAAAAGATTTGGCCTCTCTGCATGGAGGAGATTGTTTCACAGAAAATTCTGCTCTCTATCATTCCATGGTTTCTTCAGAAGTACAAACCCTGGACTGCT AAAGAAGCTATAGTTCAGCACCTCTATTTAGGAAGAAGCCCACCTATGTTCACAGAAATGAGGGTTCTTCGTGAATCTACCGGAGATGATCACTTG GTCCTGGAGTTGGGAATGAATTTTCGTGCTGCCGATGACATGAGTGCAATTCTTGCTGTGAAACTGAGAAAAAGGTTGGGCTTTGGGATGTGGGCGAAGTTGCATCTGTTGGGCATGCATGTTGAGGGAAAG GTCTTGGTTGGGGTAAAGTTCTTAAGGAAGTGGCCATTTCTCGGTCGTTTGCGGGTGTGCTTTGTGGAGCCTCCTTATTTTCAGATGACTGTGAAGCCAATTTTCACACGTGGACTTGATGTAACAGAACTTCCTGGAATTGCTGGATGGATG GATAAACTTCTCTCTGTTGCCTTTGAGCAGACACTTGTCGAG CCCAACATGCTGGTGGTGGATGTTGAGAAGTTTGTGTCGCCACAAGCAG AAAACTGGTTTTCAGTTGATGCTAAGGAGCCCATCGCTTTTGTGATTTTAGAAGTTCTTGAAGCAGTTGACATGAAGCCATCAGATTTAAATG GATTGGCTGATCCATATGTTAAGGGGAACATTGGCCTTTACAGATTCAGGACTAAGACTAAGAAGAAGACATTGAATCCACAGTGGCATGAGGAGTTCAAGATTCCAGTCTGTACATGGGAGTCTCCTAACAACATGCTCAATGTCGAAGTTCGTGACAAAGaccattttattgatgatacaTTGGG AAAATGTTCCATCAATATCTGTGATTTTAGGGATGGCCAGAGGCATGATATGTGGCTGTCTCTTCAGAACATCAAAATGGGGAGATTGCATCTTGCCATAACTGTTGTTGACTGTTCCAAAACG GATAGCAAATCTGCTGAGATGGATAAAACTGAACGAAGCTCCTTAGCCACTGAATCAGTTGACGAATCTTCAAAAGCTGCAGATAAGTATGAACCTATTAATATTGAAGGGCAGCGGGAGACTGGTATGTGGGTACACCACCCAGGGAGTGAAGTAGCACAATTATGGGAACCAAGAAAGGGAAAGAGCAGGGTTATTAATGGAGAAGTTATTAGTGGGACTGCGGATTCTAAGGGAAGTTGTAAGTCAACATCAGGCGGCTCCTCTCTCTATAATGAATGCAGGCTTGATGAAAGTGTTAATGGAAGTAAGCCAGATTCTCCAGGTCGTTTTCACAGGGGTTTACATAAGTTCAGCTCGCTTTTCCGGAGAAGTTCAAGTAAAGAGGATAAGTCGGGCAATCTTGGAGAGCCTGATTCATCTCCGCGTGTGAATCTTAGGGCAGTTAATGCCAAGGATATTGGAGTGAAGATTATAGTGGATGACACCATTTTGCCTTCATCATTAGAAACAACACCTACAGAAGATGGAAAAGAGAGCCGTGCAGGAAATGGGAAACCCCCCAAAAAGGGGAGAGTGAGAAACAAGACAAAGAAAATCTTTAAACATGCTGGCAAGTCTGTTGGTGGTGGCATAAAGAAAGTGATGTCCGGGAAGTCATCAGGAAAATCTAAAGAGGAACTAGAATCATCAGAGACAGAAAGACTGAGCTCGGTGGAATCTGATTCTTCTGGTGCAGAGTCTCAACCTTCATCAGTTGATTCACCTCAAGTTGTAGCACCTTCAGTTGACAACAGTTCCACAGCCAGCTCTGGTATTGTGATATTTGACACCACAATAAGGACTAGTGAACTGGTAGACGATGAAAGCATCAAAGCTCCAGATGAGGTAGCAGGGGACTCGAAAGAAAATCATGCCTCCAGTCAGTCTTCAAGTTTTGAAAGTCCTAGGTAG